gaataccaaagtaatcattgtaagtgtccaaaatgtcagttactttgaaatcggcaaaaaaactattactttttagtacttctacgttagttatagaaaccttcagcaattggacaatgccatagactggtgaaatgtgcacgtttttcacgtaaaatgcacacgacttaatagttctactctctatCGCGCGGCCTTGTCGGCGTTTCGttgtccggtcttaactttgatgaaaaaaagcttgtcaaagttttaatgacgattttaggctaaattaatctgtccatttatgtataatccgatcagatgggttagttttaggatattgtctacaaatttccaAGACTTGGCAATATATTCAAAAAGGTTTatacgtgttttgtatcgttattatacttaatcgactccattgaaaaatggttaaattgttgatgagatttcggtacaaaggtttgcgacggctgttcataaataattttcgtgagttgtgtgcacatacgcatttatcataaagctctcaaacaatcgcttcgctcgtggttggtcgtgggataagtgGTATTGATACAGTGGCTGGGTTGCCTTCCGCACAATGTGCAGTGCTAGATGTTATGAGAGTGTTGCTAAGGTGTATTTCGCAGTGCAAGGTGTAGTAGGAATGTTAGTAGTACACCATACATACATCCTAAGCacaatttttgtgaaaactcatcacaaaatcaaatattgagTTGACTTTGACACAACCACAGCACGATGGCGAGATGTGAATGCTGTCAAAGTTGAGTACGAGTGGGCAAACAAGTTGATCACAATTAGCTATATGGTTGAAATGCAAAAATCTATTTCGtttttaacatattatgttatagaGAATACAACACAAAAACCTCAATTGCATCGATCAGAATTGTGATAATGCCAGACTGACTTCCTATTATGAAAGGATGTGAGAGTAGGAGTATCCTACATGAACTGGCTAAACAcagtatgtgaaaaatggtacaCAATGCAGTATAGAGGCTTGGAAAGTCAGGATTGTCAGCTggtccacagtatcaacttcatactaatcagCAGTTGCAGTACACAAGCAGTTTCATGTTATGAAGAATGTGCATTCAGAGCATGCGTGCGTGAAGTGGTGGTTGTCAGGTAATGCTTCATAAAAGTGAATGCCCAATATATAGCAATGGGCAATGTGAAACAGGAGCACAGTAGCAGTGGATGTCTACTGTGAATTAGAAAGTTGTGatgtattgcaaaattattgcgTACTGCACTTCGTTGACGCAGTTCCGTTCTAATGCATCGTAACCCTGTACTCTGGTGTACAAGAGAGTTTGTGATAAATTTCCTTCTCACACTGTAATGTACGATAAACTGGGTTGACAAAACTACCTTTCAACCTCAAGAGAAGAATGCACCACATTTTCTTTTCTCATCCAAGGCTAGCTAATCGCTTGGTGCACATCAAGGATATTccagaaaaagtattttttccacATGACAGGACAAGCAGATGCCCAAGTGTTCTATGTACCCTGtttaatttatagatataatttaaattatttgtgacCATGTTCTATGAGCTTGGCATCTAACCAAGCTAATCTTACATTTaactaaaaagttgtttaagttACTGCATTATTGTACAACATCGTCTAAGTGACCGTCTCTTCGCGCAGGAATGAGAGATCTCGTGGATCTCAGGTGTTGCATGAGAAGTAAGAAGAGTTGgctagccatttaaaaaatctagacaacagattttaagatttatctACTGAAAAAGTATGTGGAACTAGCTTACAAATACAGCATGGCTAATGACTTGAGTATTCCACCAAGCTGGTCAAGAAACAAGAAAGCAGGTGAGCCGGTGTTTAAAATGTAGCAACATGTGTCTACTTGGATTAGATCTACGCTAAAAACATCCAAAGTAACTGTGACTAAGAAcaagacaaagaaaaactaagaaaaaagagcaaacagatTCTTCATCAGAGGAAGAAGAGTTAGCCCAATAATTATTGTGTTCTGATGAAGAAAGTCCAGATAAAGATGAAAGTAAAGATGTACCTCCTACTAGGGACAATATTAACATCAATAATCATGTTTTAGTTTGGTACGGAATTggctaaggttgacttgcaacaaaattcacattacagttatttggtatcaaaagaccgtatcaaatatagatgatcgctactttacagttttgtttcgacttgaactaatcatctagtcgtaatctgatcatgtgacccatacttcgtgaataatttttgcaacatattttgattatcacaggtgaccaacaggctcgtcatgtttaccagacaatgatatgtactccttcgagctaaggttaaaaaattaaataaattctcacggtaggttataagttatcagtgctgaaagtgacggcattacaatgacgatgaaatagacatgtgaggacaatagacacggtttcattgaatgcatgaagtatatttgtgaaaatatttcgacgaatgaggttgcgtgaaagtgtaaacagaagccatctggtacaactacgtcccatttgagccgttttggaaagagattctaatttatggcggtctcgtaatgaccgcgattaactgttcgtttttgagcttttaagagtttgtaaatccatttccacctattttgcaactacaacacagcagagtaagacatggtgaatgttttgatagcaaataactgtaatgtgaattttgttgcaagtcaatctttaatgtttattatgcaGGAAGAGTCATGAAATGTAATGAAAACTCAGTTACCATCAGTTTCATAAGAAAAGCTGGAAACTGCTTTGTTTATCCAGAGGAGGAAGACGTGTATGATGTTGACTTTGaatctatagttatattttttggGCAGCCAGTAAACACTGGTGGGACTCTGAGGGTTAGAAATCGAACTACATTCAGAGTAGACTTATCTGCTTACACTGTAAGATAAACTATTCTCAATAACACTGCTGATAGAGACTGTAGGCGACACACTTTTTACTACATTATTTCACGATAATGCTCATACGACTTGCTCccacattttatgttataaactatgtataatTAGTTCACCATGTTCTGTCTTAGTCATAAGTCAAATTTAGTTAGCCAATTGTCAcactcaatgttttaaaacagttaaaagatatcaaatatatattatgtgcaatcaaatcacatatttattgctatggctcactttgccccaTTGGGTGGCTCACCTTGCCTCGGTAGTGGAGCAAAGTGAGCCAggtgtaaaatgttgcaaaaacaataaaatctcgCGATTGATCCAAAGTGAATCATTACAattcaaatacaataataacaacatgttaaatttttatagacCAAGTTTAAGCTCAATTCAAGCagtcacttatattttatttgagaaacaaaCCAAAATTGGCTTACTGTGCCCCGTCTTCCCCTACAAAACGATAGTGATGAGTGATTACGTTATCTCACGGTGCACAAGACCAAAAACTGTACTAGTTATTGTGTAATAAGCCAAAACGGTCAAATGGTGTAGATGTTGGAGTGTCTGTCTACTGAGCTAAAtgtggtgagttcaaatcccatctGGTGAAATCCTTTTTTCATAATCTACCTGTCTCTTCAGACAGCCAGACAAGGCTTTGATCATACCGCATTAAGATTATAcggcatacaattattatacaatattatgtaattatcatacaagtattatataatattgtgtaattatcatacaattattgtacaatattatttatatattatataatattatgtaattatcatacaactattatataatattattcaattatcatacaattattatataatagttacattattatacaattattacataatattactcaattatcatacaactattataaaataatgtaattatcgtacaattataatataatattatgtaattatcgtataattattatataatactatgcgattatcatacaattattatataatattatgtcattatcatacaattattatataatactatgtaattatcatacaattattatataattaccacACTGTAATAGCGCGAAGGTCAGAAAAGAATACTATTACTTGAATTTTAACTTAGTTTTCAGCAAACTTGTTGGTGGAAGGTCTGACGGAGAGACAAGCCTATGAATGGTTTTAGACATGGTTTATGACAACGAGGTATCCCTTTCAACCAGAACCATATTCAGGACATACCATTAATGATTCCCGACTCTCTCTCTCCAAACATATGAGGGCAATATCAACCTGTTTATTTGCTAGGTACTCCTCTATTATCTTGATGATTTCCTTGTCGCCGAGCTCAACCGTATGAGAGAGTGTCATGATGAGGGAAGATTAAACTCTCACGAAtcggaaaattaaaaaattagcgcTGTTTCTACATCGAGGCAGCACCATCCtgtagagatagaagtaacagtcTGTGTAATAATTTAGTGAGAAGACACTCAGACTTTAGAAAGTCAAGGTAGAAACACTGAAGAAAGATTGTCAGAGGTCAATAACACctaggaaaaaatgtttttaaatatttcagtgtCTTTGGCTGTCATTCATACTCTGTgtaaaactgctagtagctTGACTTCACCAACTTACACGTGGTTTGTgcgtatattttttatatggctgttgaatgcaagaaatataagaATTTCTCAAACTAAAACATGTAGACTATTACAATCAACAAGCAACAGACATATCTTTCAAAATAGGAGGTAGATGCTACCTATTCAGACTTGAGATTGGCAAAAATTGTAGCCGAGCCCTTTCAAGTCAGTACCTGAGCCTGTTTCATACTTTGTATCGAACAGATGTCACAGCAAACATAGTACCGTGTATCAAGCCCTTTGCAAAACCAAGCTGAGTTTCAGTAAAGCGATTAAAACTtgtacatgaaaatgtttcacccTCGTACATCGTACAGAACTAACGCAAAGGAGATACCAGATATAGAGAAAAACACTGATTCTGGAAAGTGAGAGAATGACCACTATATAGAGTGAATAGAAGATATGAGCTACGAGATCGTACAACAAAAGCGGatgacaaattatatttatgatgatgagaGAGAGTACGAATAAAAATAGCATACAGCGCCCAGcttaacatgaatatatatatcaaaacataaaacaatcaaaaaacttgataacataaaacctacaaaaagaatgtttggatccttaataattataagcaacttacatgaaataataagcaaatatataaataattatactcaatacagttgactatcgcaatgatacagCAACCACAATATATTTCCTGAATGACCTTCTACTAacttaatgtaaattatgtaaatttacatatacatatatacatgtactttacagcttgatcttatggcatatatacagctagataaacgactatgaatatacggattccgaataattataagcaacttacatgaattaataagcaaatatatatatatatataattatattcaatacagttgactatcgcaatgatagagcaaccacaatatatttcccgaatgaccttctaataactttacatatacatatatacatgtactttacagcttGATGCTATGGCATATACAAGGCTAGatatttaaaagtgactatgaaTATACGGATTCCGAATGATTATAGGCAACTTACATGAAAGGACAAACAAGCCAGTATGCAATCCAGCTAAATACTGTTAAGATGAAATGATTCAACTCCAGCACCATGGTGACCATTGCACGAGTATATAACTATAGAAACCTACGAGAATACGATTATGAACCCCGGGGTGACTAGATCACAACTGATCGAGGGATAATTGACATTCCTCAAACTGGGACAAATTTGCCAAACGATGGAAAGCCATCCAATAACTGTCGCACAATAAGACTAGCTACTAACTAGCCGCGACGAGACACTGCATTAAGAGACCGCCACACAAAATGTACTCAGTGGAAAAACCAAAAACATGACACAGAGGCGTGTAACCAATGTTATTGAACTGAGATGAGGATCACTGCTGGGAAAAACTGATAAAGACCGAGGGCTACGCACAAAGCAACCAATAAATGGCAGATTATTAGGACGGATTCGGCATGAATTTTTAAGCTAGGGTCTGGCTTCACCTGACGGCTAATATGTGTCAGGGTTTAAAACGATATATGACCAATCAGCAAATATGAAAACCTAgagcaattgctatgctgccgGAAATATCAAGTATGGGatttgtccaaccatcacagctgatgcgaTGTGAATGTATGGGACATCAATTGAATTGGGAATTCTCTGGCCATTGTAATGAAGAGCTTaggaatgaaaacataaaattacaactaaataatggatattatttatcaacaccacttaatataAAAGAGAGTAACTGGCTACAACAAATACTAACAGGTATTCAACGAAGTCAGCAACTCTACAGAGTGTCAAGCACAAGGAGAgggatatcaacaatataacagGAGGCAGCCAGAATTAGGACTGTTGAAACATTGTAGCAGTCAGcatacaccagatcagcaacaaaTAACATCTgtcaatttattttagcttcaatTATATTAAGTTTATATGTTTTTCTGCCCTGTACTTCAGTCTCTTACAGCTAGGAGCCTTAACTGTCAAAAAAAGACTCTCTTTGGCatgttctccatctggtgttgacgcaatttctatgattgatttcttccaattctgaagttcataattttcaattgacattttctaattatcgaatcttttaatgtcctttggcgtcttgctgcttgtacgtattatatgcttatcctgtggtctggctacattccctatcggtatcttgttttcacagtatttccatacaacaacctTCTCTAGTACTTGAACCGGTAATGATCAAttcagttcccacaagctaagcaaaagtgtgtaaactgaataatatagtcaaaatagttaaaatgacaaagcacattcaacactgatgtcgtGTGTGGATTTGTGTTAGTTTTTAGTTATACATAACGTAAATTCTCCATATCCACCCATGGGTTTTTAAGCAAGAGTTGCATAAATCAGTTATGTAGgctaagtgttttttatttgagCTTTGTAGAAACATGGTTACTCTACAGTCAATGTGATGGAAATAAATACATAGTCGCAGATTACCTGCTTTTTCCTGTACTATGGTGGTACTTTTCGGTTGTAAACAACAATTGCAAACGAAATGCGCGCTTCAGCGATCAATCCATTGGCCATGACCCTAGCATTAAGCTATTCTAGGCGTAAGGTGCCGGTGCGTATATcgatatatcattgatattcGTACGTTATTGGCTAATAGCCTATAAGCTGCCACGATTACTTATGTTTACGGTGaagataactacatgtatggacGATTGTTTGCATGAGTGTAAGGATATTACGCTATGCGTTAAAGTctatcaaaacaattatttattggaaggggtcaggtataattgcagtggctcaaaacctggtcagtttctgggtcgttttgtaggggtggagcttaatccggaaatacaaaagctttaaagttagtcgaaccactgcaaacgtttagttgttgataaatcgagtagttatctatttgtttaacaaaatatcacgtaagcatcttttccaagcaaatttttaattacaaatatgagttcttttagcaaaataacatagagtatttacatagctgtttatcgtagttttttcttgttaagaataaatggtaacacgctcacaaaacggaaaaaatcttctcaaaaatacaccattagttattctgtattcgtttatatttgaaaaatagttatatatttttttaatatgaatacacttttgtaaagcggtattacataaaatattgaaaagttacgattatgttctgaacaaagaaaatgcatattaaaacggttgtccactttgttaccattctgagagcctaaaatgattctattttaattcactgtaaatattagtattagcatctcgttaggcattgattgtaaaaatgaaggcaacagaagatatcagttttttatctttactgtatttgctgcaagcacacacttttttaacaactaactttatattactaccaagtctcaactgtagGACATTTTGAAGcaacgacagtatgtagctacctaaggaacaaccatttaattgtgtatctcaaattttatttgaacttgttactacaatggtgcgctgtcagtagcaccgccaggcctaggctgtatctcatctgtttggttcacaaaaagtgtaggagaggaggcaaggtaaagcaagtttttgtagtcttctgcaatgcagggcagttatatttttggactagacagcctgcctgtgatcagtagtcctcagtagtcagagtcgcttactgcttgcaatttgtcttaaaaaattaattgaaatgcactgcatattcatattgcttcaagagctcagtgggtcatcatgtattcataactgactttttgtattcatcatttcatcttctatatagacctacctacaggcctcctgtgcctgtagtcggcaatcatgtcggtaggttatcgaagcctcgatagctgaatgacatgatcgctgacgacagtcaacttctacgaggagcctgagggcctaccaaatatatatttttaattgcagtgcatttaagcattatgccgcTCCTTCTTGCCTCATTGTTAGACGAGTCTGAGCAAGCtatcaaagcccatgaaatcgaatatggcaacaagttttacacaaaccatgaggacggcatattcaacaagcatgaaagactttttgaaggtaatctcatatccttaaagcactttttcttcactgcctaatttgtgatcttgcgttaaaaatgaacattttatacctcggatattttagtgtaatatTGATGttgaagtgtaaccttgattgtaaaatgtaggcctatgcttggttgttgtgcaatagaagtacatgtcaatagtagcttatatgtttttatgctgcagtttgatggagccctttttggtttatttttgtaccatgtgatctatgacgtcacaggccctacttgaagcagagttgacacaattttcatcagttcactagcaactcacactggatacacaccatctaagtctcagcaataaaggattactctctatagacactcaacttttaagcttaatttgacgaagtggatattcgggtatatacagacatgcagtggattacgatcaagcttatagtgcagccttgattagaagatatacatggacttcagtgtacaagcattggcatgcaattgagatgacattaaaaatcattgtatatattaataactacaatcaagcaagcaataaatgtatcaagcatcatatacatgcagcagttagttcccaattgagtgttagcaatcaagtaaggctaaaaacctacaacgtcttcagctaatgaatctaaaaaatctgtaccatgtttcttaattttaaaattttatctgctctaatttagcaaggtgaagatatttggagaggtaAGAACGTCATCCATGACAGTCAaagctatttatgtatgtatggcgaagaaaaagagtatggcgaagaaaaagagtatggctgcatgtacggccctgaaagacagcaaacccagaaggaaaagtacaaagaacagcggagggtaagttaccggtacaccaagaatattttactcagcctattataagggatatttttggacagcaaaactcggtcattgtatgtccaatatatttagacagggctatccttccatgtctttgcaaatgcacagatagtatagtatggattttacatagagatgatgaataatatttattacttttatggattttaaattgttttatttctgaaatagctatcttgtaacaaaagcatgcgtgcacatttatattcttgtaagccaaaatcagagaatgcagtaaatctaagtctacactactgtgagggttgcgacatgtctaagctgtattcgatactttgctttcggtctcacagtacatcaaagttcaaaaacattttctcttcttttattcatctacactctcatagaaatttggtagaattgcaaagaaacacagacttgattggaatgctcagataccatatccttgacccaatagccagtgaagtttacggcaatctgtctcatttttcttgagaatttctcatcgtgaggcctcacacatgcgccagatagtattatatcgcagttcacacctttggttaaacttggacgtaatattttattttacattgaatatttcacacctaaaatttgcaaaaacaatcattaaaagcaagatagAA
Above is a window of Watersipora subatra chromosome 3, tzWatSuba1.1, whole genome shotgun sequence DNA encoding:
- the LOC137390133 gene encoding uncharacterized protein codes for the protein MKSNMATSFTQTMRTAYSTSMKDFLKQGEDIWRGKNVIHDSQSYLCMYGEEKEYGEEKEYGCMYGPERQQTQKEKYKEQRRSQNPTKRPHPQDNTSDSNTELKIRRKRSACSGWVGVRAEAM